A region of the Oceanihabitans sp. IOP_32 genome:
TTAATTATATTTTTCTTAATGTTCTGAAAGGTATAATCTTTTGCTTCAGCATAAGAAATATTATATTTTCTATCGAAGTCTAAAAATTCTGAGGGGTAGGCTGTAAATAGACTGTTGTAATAGGTGTCTAGTTGATCTTTTGTTGGCGATTCATAAGAGAGTTTAAGTTGAAATCTTCGTAAAAGTGCTGTATCAATAGCTTCTAAATAATTTGTAGCGCCAATTAATATGGTGTTTTTGTCTAAGGCGTCTATTTGTTGCAAAAGCGCATTTACCAATCGCCTCATTTCTCCAGAATCCTTATCACTGTCATCTCTCGATCTCCCAACAAAATCAAATTCATCGATAAATAAAACAGCATTTTCAAGTCGAGCCTCTCTAAAAATGGCTGTAATATTTTTTGCTGTTTCCCCTAATCTCGAAGACACAAACCCACCGAGATGTAGAGTGATTATTTTTTTGTTTAAACGTTTAGCGATCGCATGGGCTGTGGCTGTTTTTCCGCAACCTGTACTACCGTGCAATAGTATTTTATTATCCACTGGGAGGTTAAAAGATTTTATAGCCTCAAGATATTCAAATTCTTCAATTAATTGATTGATTTTTGCACGGTTCTCTTCCGAGAGATGTATATCGTCTAAATTTATGGTTGGATGATTTTTATGGGTAGCTAGTTGACTTGAACTCATGGAATTTTTTTGGGCAAAGTTACTAAGACTTAATTGTAAAAAAAATTAAATAACTGGAGTTTGGGGGGTAAAAATTCTGGAATTTATAAGGGTATATGTGTGTTATCGTGAAATTGCATTAGCAATATCAGTGATGAAAAAAATGAGATTTATAAAACTCTAAAAAAATACGATACTATTTTTTTAAGTTTAAAAGACTTGTGTATATTTGCGCCCTGAAAAATCTAAAAGAGAGGAGGTTAAGACACTATGTTAATAATACCAGTAAAAGAAGGAGAAAATATAGATCGAGCGCTAAAACAGTATAAGCGTAAGTTTGTAAAAACGACGGTTAAAAACCAGTTGCAAGAACGTAAAGAATTTACAAAGCCTTCTGTTGTGCGCCGAGCCAGTAAGCAAAAAGCACAATATATTCAAAGTTTAAGAGATGCAGAAAACATCTAGATTTTGCAGCTTTGTTAAAAATATAAGTCCCGCAATTTGCGGGACTTTTGTTTACAACGAATACTAAAAAGACTTCTAATATATTAGATAAAAAAGAGGAACCGAATTTAGATTAATCCCAATTAGAATCTCTGGCTAATTGTTGTCCATGACTTTAAGACCGTTTTAAGTGTATTACTAATAATACCCGGCCAAGGCTTCGAGTCTTCAAATTCAATAAAACATTGTATCTTCATACTTTAAACTATAAGTATGTTATTTAAGCCATTCGCAGACTATTTATTATTAGAAAAAAATTATTCAAAATTAACTGTAAAGGCCTATCAGCGGGATTTGGAGAGGTTTTTAGAATTCATTAAAAATGAATACGAGACCTCTAATATCGATCAAGTTAATTATAGCCAAATAAGGAGTTGGATAGTTTCTATGGTAGAAAACGGGTTGTCCAACCGAAGTATCAACCGAAAACTATCAGCATTAAATACCTACTATAAGTTTCTTCTAAAAATAGAAGTCATTTCGCTAAACCCATTAGCTAAGCACAAAGCCTTAAAAACAAATAAAACAGTACAGATTCCGTTTTCTGAGAAAGAGGTTATGGCCGTTTTAAACGAGCTGTATTTTGAAAGTGATTTCGAGGGTATTCGCAATAAGTTGATAATCGAATTATTTTATAGCACAGGTATACGTCGTATAGAGTTGGTAGAATTAAAGTTATTAAATGTTGATTTAGAAGAAAAAACCTTAAAAGTGTTAGGTAAAAGAAATAAAGAGCGTATCCTTCCGTTATTAGATTCTTTAGTCCCTACGTTTAAAAAATATTTAATATTAAGAGGGGAGTTAGAAAGCATTACAGATAGAGATGTTTTGTTTCTCACTAAAAAAGGAGTTAAAATTTACGAAACACTTGTATACAGAATAATAAATGAGTATTTTAGTTTGGTGTCTGCTAAAGTTAAAAAAAGCCCACATATTTTAAGGCATTCTTTTGCAACGCATTTGCTTAATCAAGGTGCCGATATCAATGCGGTAAAAGAACTTTTAGGGCATTCAAGCCTTGCAGCAACACAAGTGTATACACATAATAGTATTGCCGAGCTAAAAAAAGTACATGTTAATGCTCACCCCAGAAGTGAGAAATAAAAGAATTGTTATTCAATTAAAACGGATAAGAGAATTTCGAATTAACCTAGTTATTACAAAAAAAATATTTAGCAAAATATATTTTATCGATTTAATAACTTAAAACCAATAACAGATGAAAGTAAACACGCAATCAATTAATTTTACTGCAGACCAAAAGTTAATAGACTTTATACAAAAGCGTATGGATAAACTTGATATGTATTACGATAAGGTCATAAAATCTGACGTGTATTTAAAGGTAGAAAACACAAGTGAAAGGGAAAACAAAATATTTGAGGCTAAGTTAAGTGTACCAGGCGATAGTTTCGTTGTAAAAAAACAATGTAAAACTTTTGAAGAAGGGGTAGATATGGCTGTTTCGTCTCTAGAAAGACAGTTAAAAAAGCGAAAAGAGAAATTAAGACCACATTTATAGTAAAAATTATTAAAAAAATGTTTTGATTAAAAAAAATAATCTATACATTTGCAGTCCGTTAGAAATAGCGGGCTTTTTTTTACGCGTAAAAAGTGTTAAAAAGCCGATGTAGCTCAGCTGGCTAGAGCAGCTGATTTGTAATCAGCAGGTCGTGGGTTCGAGTCCCTCCATCGGCTCTAAAATAATGAAAGGCGAACAGGAAGTCAGAAAAATGTAAAGCGCATTTTTTTAGCTTGGGGACAAGAAGTTTATTCTGAGCGCAGTCGAAGGGCGTCCCTCCATCGACGCAAGTTCTTTAAAGGATTGAAATTAAGTTAAATGGGGAGATACTCAAGCGGCCAACGAGGGCAGACTGTAAATCTGCTGACTACGTCTTCGCAGGTTCGAATCCTGCTCTCCCCACTAAGCTTTTAAATAAGCTACTGTCAAAAGCTTGCTTTTGTAAAGTAGTGTTTTAAAAGCGCAAGTAAGGGGTCACTCTTACGGATCACCAACGTAGTTGGTAATCCTACAAAATATGAATCTTTGAAAAACGATTTTATGCAGTGAGTTTAAAAGCTTGCTTTTGTAAAGTAGTGTTTTAAAAGCGCAAGTAAGGGGTTACCCTTACGGGTCACCAACGTAGTTGGTAATCCTACAAAATATGAATCTTTGAAAAATGATTTTATGCAGTGAGTTTAAAAGCTTGCTTTTGTAAAGTGATATTTTAAAAGTTAAAAATTTCAAAACACGTTTTTTGAAATTTCGTAAAAGTTCGCTTTTACAGGATTATGAAAGTGATCTATAATTGAAATAATAAAACACCTTTTGAGTATTGAGAAATATTCAAAGAAATGCGAGAGTAGCTCAGTTGGTAGAGCGTCAGCCTTCCAAGCTGAATGTCGCCGGTTCGAACCCGGTCTCTCGCTCTAAGCGAAGAGTGGTGTGAAGTTTGTGCTGAGCGTAGTCGAAGCAAACCCAGTCTATCGCTCTAAACACTTACGAAAGTGGGTGTCTCTTCTTTTTAAATCTGTCTTTAATAAAGTAAGGCATGTTGAAAGATAGGGGAGAAAAAACTTTACGCCGGTGTAGCTCAGGGGTAGAGCGTTTCCTTGGTAAGGAAGAGGTCACGAGTTCAAATCTCGTCATTGGCTCATTTATAGTAGAAGAATTAAGTATTAATATAAATAGATTAAAACAGAAATAAACATGGCAAAGGCAACTTTCGATCGTTCAAAACCGCACCTTAATATAGGTACTATTGGACACGTAGATCACGGAAAAACAACCACGACTGCTGCTATTACAAAAGTATTAGCTGATGCAGGTTATTCAGAAGCGCAATCATTTGATTCAATTGATAATGCTCCAGAAGAAAAAGAAAGAGGTATTACAATTAATACATCGCACGTTGAATACGCAACAGCAAATCGTCACTACGCGCACGTTGACTGTCCTGGTCACGCCGATTACGTGAAGAACATGGTAACTGGTGCTGCGCAAATGGATGGAGCAATTTTAGTAGTTGCTGCTACAGATGGTCCTATGCCACAAACTCGTGAGCACATTCTTTTAGGTCGCCAGGTTGGTATTCCTAAAATTGTAGTGTTTATGAACAAAGTAGACTTAGTTGATGACGAGGAGTTATTAGAACTAGTTGAAATGGAAATCCGCGATTTATTATCATTCTATGAGTATGATGGTGATAATTGTCCTGTAATTGCTGGATCTGCTTTAGGTGCACTTAACGGTGAGCAAAAGTGGGTAGATGCTTTATTAGAATTAATGGAAGCTGTTGATACTTGGATTGACGAGCCTGTACGTGATACAGAAAAGCCGTTCTTAATGCCAATCGAAGATGTATTCTCTATTACTGGACGTGGTACTGTAGCTACTGGTCGTATTGAAACTGGTATCGCTAACACCGGAGATCCTGTAGAGATTATTGGTATGGGTGCAGAGAAATTAACTTCTACAATCACTGGAATTGAAATGTTCCGTCAGATTTTAGATAGAGGTGAAGCTGGTGATAATGCTGGTATCTTATTAAGAGGTATTGAGAAATCTCAAATCTCAAGAGGTATGGTAATTGTTAAGCCAGGTTCTGTAACACCACACGCTAAGTTTAAAGCTGAGGTTTATATCCTTAAGAAAGAAGAAGGTGGTCGTCACACACCATTCCATAACAACTACCGTCCACAGTTCTACGTACGTACAACTGATGTAACTGGAAATATTGCACTTCCAGATGGTATTGAAATGGTTATGCCAGGAGACAACTTAACGATCACAGTTGAGTTAATCCAACCAATTGCAATGAACGTAGGTTTACGTTTCGCTATCCGTGAAGGTGGTAGAACAGTTGGTGCTGGTCAGGTAACTGAAATTTTAGACTAATAAATAGTATAAGTCTTATAAATAAGAGTCAAGGTGTCGCGTGATTCACGCGATGCCTTTTGACATCTTTTTAAAAGTTTAACATATTCTTGATGTAAGAATGGTTATTCTTAAATACGGGTTTAGCTCAGTTGGTAGAGCACTGGTCTCCAAAACCAGGTGTCGTGAGTTCGAGTCTCTCAACCCGTGCAAAATTTAGGTATACACGAGCCGAAAAAGTTATCCTGAGCAAAGTCGAAGGAGAGTTGCTCAAACCGTGCAAATAAAGAATTAGAATAAATGGCTGGAATTGTAAATTACGTAAAGGAATCGTTTGGAGAGTTAAAAAACAATGTGACTTGGCCGACTTGGGCCGAGGGTCAGAATTTGACTATTTTGGTTGCAGTATTTTCAATTATATTCTCCTTGGCTATTTGGGGAATAGATACAGTTTTTAGCAGTGTGATTACAACTTATTTCGATTGGATTTCATAACGATTAAACACAAAATTTATGTCTGAAGAGAGTGAAAAGAAATGGTACGTGGTTAGAGCTGTTAGCGGTCAAGAAAATAAAATAAAAACTTACATAGAAAACGAAATAGCACGTTTAGGTTTACAGGATTATGTCGATCAAGTATTAGTACCTACAGAAAGAGTGGTGCAAGTGCGTAATGGTAAAAAAATCCATAAAGAAAAAGTGTTCTTTCCGGGTTATATCATGGTACAGGCGAATTTAACCGGAGAAGTACCTCATATTATAAGATCTGTTACTAATGTAATTGGTTTTTTGGGAGAAACAAAAGGTGGAGATCCAGTGCCGTTAAGGCAGTCTGAGGTAAATCGTATGTTAGGTAAAGTAGACGAGTTAACGGTAGATGAAACGGCCAGTGTGCCCATTCCTTATACCAAAGGAGAAACTGTTAAAGTGATAGACGGACCGTTTAATGGATTTGACGGTATAGTTGAAAATATAAACGAAGAAAAGCGTAAGCTTGAAGTAATGGTAAAGATTTTTGGAAGAAAAACACCATTAGAATTAAGTTATATGCAAGTCGAAAAAATATAATAATGTTACGTAAAGTTAGATGTGTCTTTTGCTTCCACAGAGAGACCATCAAAAATTAAATTATTAAAAATGGCAAAAGAATTAAGTAAAGTAGTTAAGTTACAAGTTCGGGGAGGTGCTGCGAATCCTTCGCCACCGGTTGGACCCGCTTTAGGAGCTGCAGGTGTTAACATCATGGAGTTCTGTAAGCAATTCAATGCCAGAACTCAAGATAAATCAGGTAAGGTTTTACCTGTAGTTATCTCTGTTTACAAAGACAAATCGTTCGACTTTGTAATAAAAACTCCACCAGCGGCAGTTCAATTAATGGAAGCTGCTAAAGTGAAGAAGGGTTCTGGAGAGCCAAACCGAAAGAAAGTAGCTAAAGTGACTTGGGATCAGGTAAAAGCCATCGCAGAAGACAAAATGGTAGATTTAAACACATTTACTATAGAGTCTGCTATGACTATGGTAGCCGGTACAGCAAGGTCGATGGGAATATCTGTAACAGGAAAATTTCCTTCTTAATCTATTAAAGACATTATAAAATGGCAAGATTAACAAAAAAGCAAAAAGAAGCTTTAGCAAAAATTGAAAAAGGAAGATTGTATTCTATTGATGAAGCGTCTTCTTTGATAAAAGAGATTACCAATACAAAGTTTGACTCATCTATCGAGTTAGCGGTACGTTTAGGAGTAGATCCGCGTAAAGCCAACCAGATGGTTAGAGGGGTGGTTTCACTACCGCACGGTACTGGTAAAGATATGAAAGTTTTAGCATTAGTAACACCAGATAAAGAAGCAGAGGCTAAAGAGGCCGGAGCAGATTATGTAGGTCTAGATGAATACCTTGATAAAATTAAGGGTGGATGGACAGACGTTGATGTTATTGTTACCATGCCTAGTGTTATGGGTAAGTTAGGACCTTTAGGTCGTATATTAGGCCCTCGTGGTTTAATGCCTAACCCAAAAACTGGAACGGTTACTATGGATGTAGCTAAAGCTGTAAGTGAAGTAAAAGCTGGTAAAATTGACTTTAAAGTTGATAAAACTGGTATCGTGCACGCAGCCATAGGTAAAGCATCGTTTAGTCCCGAAAAAATTGCAGGTAATGCAAATGAATTATTAACCACGTTAATTAAACTAAAACCGACAACAGCTAAGGGTGTTTATGTAAAGAGCATTTTTATGTCCTCTACAATGAGTCCGAGTTTAGCTATTGATCCTAAAATTGGTTAATTAAGTTAAAACTTTAAATTATGACAAGAGAAGAAAAATCACAAGTAATTGAGGAATTAACTGCAGAATTAGCTAATAACTCAAATATCTATTTAACAGATATTTCAGGATTAAATGCTGGAGATACCTCGAATTTGCGTCGTGCTGCCTTTAAAGCAAACGTGCAAATGGCAGTTGTTAAAAACACATTACTTGAAAAAGCAATGGAAGCTTCAGAGCGTGACTTTGGAGACCTTCCGTCTGTATTAAAAGGAAATACATCAGTAATGTATTCTGAAACTGGTAATGCCCCTGCGAAGTTAATTAAAAACTTTCGTAAGAAGACTGATAGACCGTTATTAAAGGGCGCGTTTATTGAGGAAGCAGTTTATTTAGGTGACGATCAACTAGATATGTTAGTTGATATTAAGTCTAAGGAAGAATTAATTGGAGAGATTGTTGGTTTATTACAATCGCCTGCTAAAAACGTTGTATCTGCACTTAAATCGGGTGGATCAACTATTGCTGGTCTAATTAAGACACTATCTGAAAAAGAAGGATAGTATTAACAAGTACGCACTAATTACAAATATATTATTACAAAATTATTAAAACGATAGAAAAATGGCAGATTTAAAAGATTTCGCAGAACAATTAGTTAACCTTACTGTAAAAGAAGTAAATGAGTTAGCAACTATATTAAAAGACGAGTATGGTATCGAGCCTGCTGCTGCTGCTGCAGTTGCTGTTGCTGGTCCTGCTGGTGGTGGTGAAGCTGAAGAAGCTCAAACTGAATTTGACGTAATTTTAAAAGCGGCTGGCGGTTCTAAGTTAGCAGTTGTAAAATTAGTTAAAGAATTAACAGGTTTAGGTTTAAAAGAAGCTAAAGGTTTAGTTGACGATGCACCAAGTGCAGTTAAAGAAGCAGTTAGTAAAGACGAAGCTGAAGCGTTAAAATCTCAGTTAGAAGAGGCAGGAGCAGAGGTTGAGCTTAAGTAAGCCATACCCTCAATAACACTAAGGTTTAGGTCTGGAGCATTGTCTTCGAGGCCTAAACCATTTTGCGTATATAGCGAGTACATACGCCAACACTATTTTTTTAATCATAATTCCGTCCATTGATGTTATCAACACAAGCTGAAAGATTAAATTTCTCATCTATTGTAAATAGAACAGAATATCCAGATTTCTTGGATATTCAGATAAAATCCTTCCAGGATTTTTTCCAGTTAGAAACGAAATCAGAAGAAAGAGGTGATGAAGG
Encoded here:
- a CDS encoding AAA family ATPase; this encodes MSSSQLATHKNHPTINLDDIHLSEENRAKINQLIEEFEYLEAIKSFNLPVDNKILLHGSTGCGKTATAHAIAKRLNKKIITLHLGGFVSSRLGETAKNITAIFREARLENAVLFIDEFDFVGRSRDDSDKDSGEMRRLVNALLQQIDALDKNTILIGATNYLEAIDTALLRRFQLKLSYESPTKDQLDTYYNSLFTAYPSEFLDFDRKYNISYAEAKDYTFQNIKKNIIKKAKQKNNLHQKDHSQNIKNL
- the rpsU gene encoding 30S ribosomal protein S21 — protein: MLIIPVKEGENIDRALKQYKRKFVKTTVKNQLQERKEFTKPSVVRRASKQKAQYIQSLRDAENI
- a CDS encoding tyrosine-type recombinase/integrase encodes the protein MLFKPFADYLLLEKNYSKLTVKAYQRDLERFLEFIKNEYETSNIDQVNYSQIRSWIVSMVENGLSNRSINRKLSALNTYYKFLLKIEVISLNPLAKHKALKTNKTVQIPFSEKEVMAVLNELYFESDFEGIRNKLIIELFYSTGIRRIELVELKLLNVDLEEKTLKVLGKRNKERILPLLDSLVPTFKKYLILRGELESITDRDVLFLTKKGVKIYETLVYRIINEYFSLVSAKVKKSPHILRHSFATHLLNQGADINAVKELLGHSSLAATQVYTHNSIAELKKVHVNAHPRSEK
- the hpf gene encoding ribosome hibernation-promoting factor, HPF/YfiA family, which encodes MKVNTQSINFTADQKLIDFIQKRMDKLDMYYDKVIKSDVYLKVENTSERENKIFEAKLSVPGDSFVVKKQCKTFEEGVDMAVSSLERQLKKRKEKLRPHL
- the tuf gene encoding elongation factor Tu codes for the protein MAKATFDRSKPHLNIGTIGHVDHGKTTTTAAITKVLADAGYSEAQSFDSIDNAPEEKERGITINTSHVEYATANRHYAHVDCPGHADYVKNMVTGAAQMDGAILVVAATDGPMPQTREHILLGRQVGIPKIVVFMNKVDLVDDEELLELVEMEIRDLLSFYEYDGDNCPVIAGSALGALNGEQKWVDALLELMEAVDTWIDEPVRDTEKPFLMPIEDVFSITGRGTVATGRIETGIANTGDPVEIIGMGAEKLTSTITGIEMFRQILDRGEAGDNAGILLRGIEKSQISRGMVIVKPGSVTPHAKFKAEVYILKKEEGGRHTPFHNNYRPQFYVRTTDVTGNIALPDGIEMVMPGDNLTITVELIQPIAMNVGLRFAIREGGRTVGAGQVTEILD
- the secE gene encoding preprotein translocase subunit SecE, with the translated sequence MAGIVNYVKESFGELKNNVTWPTWAEGQNLTILVAVFSIIFSLAIWGIDTVFSSVITTYFDWIS
- the nusG gene encoding transcription termination/antitermination protein NusG, which codes for MSEESEKKWYVVRAVSGQENKIKTYIENEIARLGLQDYVDQVLVPTERVVQVRNGKKIHKEKVFFPGYIMVQANLTGEVPHIIRSVTNVIGFLGETKGGDPVPLRQSEVNRMLGKVDELTVDETASVPIPYTKGETVKVIDGPFNGFDGIVENINEEKRKLEVMVKIFGRKTPLELSYMQVEKI
- the rplK gene encoding 50S ribosomal protein L11 produces the protein MAKELSKVVKLQVRGGAANPSPPVGPALGAAGVNIMEFCKQFNARTQDKSGKVLPVVISVYKDKSFDFVIKTPPAAVQLMEAAKVKKGSGEPNRKKVAKVTWDQVKAIAEDKMVDLNTFTIESAMTMVAGTARSMGISVTGKFPS
- the rplA gene encoding 50S ribosomal protein L1, which encodes MARLTKKQKEALAKIEKGRLYSIDEASSLIKEITNTKFDSSIELAVRLGVDPRKANQMVRGVVSLPHGTGKDMKVLALVTPDKEAEAKEAGADYVGLDEYLDKIKGGWTDVDVIVTMPSVMGKLGPLGRILGPRGLMPNPKTGTVTMDVAKAVSEVKAGKIDFKVDKTGIVHAAIGKASFSPEKIAGNANELLTTLIKLKPTTAKGVYVKSIFMSSTMSPSLAIDPKIG
- the rplJ gene encoding 50S ribosomal protein L10, translated to MTREEKSQVIEELTAELANNSNIYLTDISGLNAGDTSNLRRAAFKANVQMAVVKNTLLEKAMEASERDFGDLPSVLKGNTSVMYSETGNAPAKLIKNFRKKTDRPLLKGAFIEEAVYLGDDQLDMLVDIKSKEELIGEIVGLLQSPAKNVVSALKSGGSTIAGLIKTLSEKEG
- the rplL gene encoding 50S ribosomal protein L7/L12, with the protein product MADLKDFAEQLVNLTVKEVNELATILKDEYGIEPAAAAAVAVAGPAGGGEAEEAQTEFDVILKAAGGSKLAVVKLVKELTGLGLKEAKGLVDDAPSAVKEAVSKDEAEALKSQLEEAGAEVELK